TACTGAAAAATATTTCATCGATGTGACGGCTATGTAACTAAAGCAAGAATAGTGTATGGTCAAGTAAATACACAAGTGACAGAGAAAAGGGAGAACCTTGAAGTTAATGTGACTGTCTGACCACCCTTCTCAGTCTGATTTCCTTTGAGGAAAGATAGTCTTCTAAGTTCCACCTCCATGTAAATAGAGTCAGTTGGATCACCCCTGAACAAAAGAAAGAAGTAGGTCCTGTGGAACAATGAGACACTGCAGGTTTGCCACAGTTCAACTATCTCTTTTTGCTGCTTCTTGAATTTTAGAGTCCACTCTAAAGGACTCCCAGCTGCCTCTAACATTGGATCTACACCTATATCTTTCATACTCTTGTGATATGTTTTTACCTCTGTCTGCTGATCCTACAGCTCAGAAAGTAAAATTTAGTCAATATCACCCTGCCCCAATGTTAATAATGAATTTCCAAAAGCATAAAATGAAACATTGATAGGATTATGTGAACTCATTCTCCATGTCTGGTACAAGTATCAATGATTTGAGATTGTGATAGAATGAATACATGTATAAGAAACTAAGACATTGATAAAATCTTGactattgattttttattctaCTTCTTATCCTTTAAGGCGCACTCATCACCTCAGATGAACTAAATCCACAAAAGTGATAGAGTAAAACTACATACTCATGAAGCCATAAGTACACATAATTCTAATAATATAATCACATTTGTATGAACAGTTTCTTTTACTTCAAAGGAAACTAATAGATCTACAAGTTTTCTTAAATTTTAAGAATTAAGGAAGGAGATGAAATGATTTATTTGCACCTGACCATCAACAAACTGCTTCTCATACTCTAGTTTAACCATTTCCTTCATCCCGGCGACAAAAGTTTGGATGCTAGTTATATCCCCACTTGCAGTTGTTCTGATACTGTCGGTTCTTAACTCATCCACAGAAGGACTTCCCCTTGAAGATGGGGAACCATTCATAGACAATTTTGAGGGAGAATCATAAGTTAATGGAAGGAACTTTCTCCGCAAACCATCTGGTCTTCCAGGGAAGCATCTTTCAAAATCAATGGCTGGAGTCCTCTCTATTTCTCCTTCTTTCTCACTAGAACTTGTCGTGTAATGTTCCCTACAACTCCAGCTCCTTGTTAATTTAAGATTCCTAAAATTTGACACTGATGCTGACATAGCCTGTAGAGATTGTTCATCAGGGTAAGAACATCCAAGAGATTCATTACTCAATTGTGCATCATGGGGTCTTTGATCATGCACACTATATGTTGAATTGTCTTGGTTCTGTATCCCTTCCCTATGTTCCTGGTCTATTATATTTTCGACTTCAAGCAATGGCAATGCTGACACTCCATTGTAACTTGCTGAAGGGTCAGGGTATTCCAGGTCATCTCTACTTGATTCCTCCAACCCAACACATTGAACTCCTTTGCAGGATTCATCATCAGCGTTTTCTGTACAAGAAAAATTTAACAATGACCAGATCAGACTGAGTCTGATGGGGATCAAAGAGCACTTAATGGAGTTTATCGAGTGCCTTTTCTAGTAGacaagctccaataagtgcccTTTAGTCTGTATCCAAACGGGATATATTTACAACTGGTGGAGAGAAGAAATGACTTACCATCAGGATTACTTATGCTGTCTTCATTATAGTGAGGATTATGATATTCTTTAATGCGCAAATGAGGGTGATAAATGCTTGATGACTCTGACACAGAATTGTCATCTTCCCAGGTATCTACCCTTTCCTGctaatttaaacaaaatttagAAGCATAATCTCTTATACATGATAGATAGAATTTTCACAAATTAGAAAATAGAAATTACTTGTCCACATTTCTGATTGTTTCCAACCATGCGCAGCAAATCCTCAACACGAGATTGAGCAAGATCATGTTGCTTGGTTAGCTCCCTAATCTCTTTCTCCATCTGAACAATTGAAACCCATGTTATCAACATACAATGATGAGTAACAAAAAATGTAACATGACAAAGAATAAAGATGTATCACTGACCACAAAAACAGTTGTAGTtatgatataaaatattaaaatctaaTAGAAAAAATGACAATACCCTTTTTAGTAATTAGGATATATAAACTGTTTAGGCCTTAAGTTTTGTTCATTAACAGTTAATCAGAAAAGAGAGTTTAGCATACAAAGTTCTAAATCTCTATCTTTATAGTTCCATCTTCCATGTCAAGACATGTCAATCAACACAAACAAAATATCATATGAACTCTAAAAGCAGATCATGACCTTTTCTATCTGAagatttttctttctcaacATTGCTGCACAATCACAGTTGGTGGAAGGAGGACCGGGAATTCTCAACTCACTCTCTAATCTGTCCACTTCTTTCTGCAGCTGCTTGACCAAGGCCTTATCAGACATCACTACATTTACCTGTGCTTTAACAGTCACTTCTTTTGCATAACAAGCAAAAAGAAGTGTGTTCCTAGTTTGCTCGACATGGCTCCGTGCAGGACTTAAAGTGCAAATGATGGCTGTTCTAGCATTTCCACTTAAGGAAGGCTGCAGTATGCGTGTCAACTTAGAATCTCTGTAATTAATGTATCCTTGTCTTCCCTTACTGCATTCCAGCACATAATAACAGTCAATGGAAACTGGTAAGTTTATAAATCCAAAATGCTTAATAGAAAGTGTAGCACATAATACCTAAGCTTACGAATGACCGTTCCAAGAGAGAGTAAACTCCGGTTTATATGACAACCTTCTTTCAGTCTAGACCCAGTTGATAATGCCTGAGATGCACGCTCACTCCCTGCCAAATCAACAAAATTCTGCagataaaagaaagagaaaataaattatcaaatcttctaagcattttATGTCCTGAACAAGATGAAGAATTTGGAAACTTAAACATACCACACTAGCTGCCAGGGTGGCTGAGTTGCTTTTACCTAAAAATTCTTTGGCAGAACTTTCAATTGTCTGCAAGTCACAACCCCATTAACAAAAGTCaagtaaattatataaaatacaATATTTTTCGCAGAAGGGGAAAGGCACACACCAATCTGATAATCTGATGTGATCTAGAACTCTTTTCATTGAGGTATGTCTCCCCTACCTGTCTTTGTGCTGCAAAAAAAAGGGGGAATGTAATGGTATAAACCAACCTATGTCAAGAAAGTTATGCAAATTCCATTACCTTCACAGAATGATAATAGCTCTTTCAAATGCACCCAGTCCCGTAGAGTTTCCTCAGTAAGTTTCTCTATGACAGGTCCTTTCTGAAAAATCAGGAAACAACTAAATAAACGACCTCCTTTGCTCCTCAATGTAATTAGTATAGAATGCATTTACCTCAGGATCATCACGCAACCTTAGTGGAGTGTTCTCAGTGCTAAGGAGGTCGCTAATAATTTCGTTGTAAATTTCAATTGCTGAGAACTTCAATACAAATGCTCTTTCTTCATGCTAAAAATGTAATAGCAACAACCTTGTGTCAATAAGAGActtgtaatataaaaaaaacaagagcTGTGGTGAAAAGAAATATTAAGAGATTAAAAATGTTGATCAATAAGTTAGCAGTTCAATTACCTTGTTTATGTAGTCAAAAATATCTGCTACAGCATATTCAGTTATTCCAATCATCGTGTATGTCTTTCCACTACTTGTTTGCCCGTATGCAAAAATACTTGctgaaaaaatatattaatgcaTAAATTGAATCAAAACTAAGAAGGTTATGTGGGAAACTGGTTATAAGAAACTAGCCAGcaaaaaacaaatattaacTTACAGTTAACCCCATTAACAACTGAAAGAGCAATGTTTTTGGCCCCTTCCTCATATACCTGCTTGGTGGAACAATCACCCCGAAATACTCTGTCTACAACCAAATCATAACCAAAACTCAGAAACATTCCTCTGATAAACTAAGTCTTAATCAACATTAGTTTAACACAACCATTATAAAATCTAAGCAAAGTGCATTATGGAGTATTGCAAATTAAGGTCATTTATAAAATTAGAGAAAGGAAATAACAGGAATTGGCACCTTTGCATATAAGGCCAATTGATTCATCCAAACAAACCAAGAAAGAACCATCAAATGATTGTATTACCAATTCAATCAAATACTTTCACAAGTTGGATCCAGGAAAACTAGAAAAAGTGCATCTCAGGTTCAGCACAGAAAGCCTAAGCAAAACAACTAAACATTTTCTCAAGGTTAGGGAATGTGataccacacacacacacacacacacatatatatatatacactgaATCAAACACTAGCTCTAAGATCCCAATTCATGTCAATGTAATACtcatataaagaaaaaaaatagacatTTGCTTACCAAATGTGTAGGCACTGGGAAATGTGGAACCTTCCCGGAGTGTGTTTCGGTATAAGATGGTAGTGTCATTGATGCATTCCCAATCTGCCACTTCATTCACAACAGTTTCCTTCTCACTCAAAGGCCTCAGCCTGACTAACACCAGAATTTTCTCTTCACAGCCACCCACTCCTTCCATCTTCTCCCATTTGACTAGCCCTTCTCCAGCAACAACCCCCATTTCTCACTTCAAAaagtaaaaaaggaaaaaaggaaaAGTGATGTGGTAGTTAAATTGTTGAAGTTATTAATGCTTTCCTAAAATGCAAGATAGATACAGGAAAATAGCTGGCAATTAGGAAAATAAATACTAAGCCATTAATTTGAGCAATTGCTACAAGAAGCAAATAATGAACAAAGGCAACCACCACGCATTAATTTAAGATCATAAATAGAAAATAACAGCAATAGGAAACTAACTTTAGAAAGACCAAAGACATTACAGAATAGTAGAATACTAACTAATTAAACTTTATCATGAATAAGATGTCAGTTTTTGCTTGTAGGCATTAACATCATGAAGACTTTTGAAAAGTGAAGAAGATAGATGATTGAACATCCCTTCCACTTCACCCTCCTCTAATAAACAGTACACAGTCACTCACAATTGGgtccaaaaacaaaaactgaaatcTACTCATGCATACATATATTTCTCTTCTCTTGAGAATTTGATACATGGAACCTGAATGGCAGTTAACTACCTCTAGTACTCAGAAATGCTTcaaagttgaagactctgagtagAGATACACAGAACCCAGAATGAGAATAGATCTTAGAGAGGCCGGTACGACAAAGTTGAGAGCAAAAAACAGAGGAGAGGAGGCAGATGTTGAAAGTTTTGTATTTTTGTGAATGACAAGAGTGGTGATGGTACAAGAGTGAAAATAGGCTTCAATAACTATAACGACCCACGATCTGAAAACCAAAACATGTAACTAACTAACCAAAGGCACCATGCAATGCAATGCAACACATATAAATGCTGCTTCGTTTCTCACCTCACCTGCGACCAAACCAAACAAACCCAGCAACTCACTGACTGCAATGCTGGTCCCTTTGTTGGGGTGTCAATTTTCTTGCACTCTATTTAGAGCGTTTCCCATCTTCATTTGAGGACTTATGTTCCCTATGTGTGTGTACTGTAGCAATGCTTTTTAATATTATCTTTCCAACATGTTTTTATTGGTTAAAATCATGTGTTCATTTTTTTATGGGCTTTTCACTAGACTTTGTTGGTCAAAGTTATGTGTTTATGAAATTAATGAAACTCACTCCTAATTTATTGAACATCTTACTAAATTTAATAGATCTTGTAAATTTTAAGGATATATATAAGCTTTCTATTTGCGGCACAAATTGATAAGTTACGTAGTATGTgtttaattgaaatttaaacacacattaattcatgttaaaccAATAATTTAGAGGAAAGTTTAATTTATTTACTATCTTTACTAGCGCTTTGCTCCACTAACCTCAAATATAATGATTCTATTTTGGTACATTTTATTTTCTGTGCTAGACAGCATAGTAGGTGAGCATAATGGAGCCTCTACTTGTAACGTGATCTCATTAGAGACGAAAACAAGTTAGAGGTCGAAACGTGCATCACATCATGAATCGTTGGTTTAATTAGTTGGAGATATAATATATAGTTGAAATGGAGGCAAATGAACAGAGCAGCCTCTTTTTTATCCTGTCACGTTAACTACAATGTTTGGAATAAAACAGAGCACAGGTGTTGCCGTCCTAGGTTCATAGAGCTTTGACCAAAAAACAAGGGTCATAATTGATAAAGCGATTTGCATAAACATAATATCAATATTTATGGTtaatatctttcaaaaaaaatatttttggttAATAATGTTTCTATTCAGTATCCATTAACCCctatcaatattttctatcatcttatttcaaaaaaaaaatatttctatcATCTGGATGTATTAATTTATTTGAGTGTATAATGATATAAGTATTTATACTGATCTATGTGCTCACACAAGAATCAACTTAGGGAATCATTACCTCCTTTTGGtttagaaaagaaagaaagaaaatagaatgagaaaaaaaatgagtAAGACAAATAtatgagaaaaataataaattttgtaGGTCGTTTTATAGATGAAAAGAATGATATAGATGTTCTCTCACTTTATTTAAttgaacagaaaaagaaaaagaaaatagagaatattattttatattaaaatacacTTTACcccaaaaatatatattattcatAATTTATCGTTCCAATAGTAAGGATAGATGTGTAAATGATAAATAAGGACCCCTCATCACCCTCATTTCTTTGCAAAAAGTGGGTTCGAACCatgttagagcatctccaatgcaaggttcttagttct
This is a stretch of genomic DNA from Lotus japonicus ecotype B-129 chromosome 1, LjGifu_v1.2. It encodes these proteins:
- the LOC130729111 gene encoding kinesin-like protein KIN-7E; amino-acid sequence: MGVVAGEGLVKWEKMEGVGGCEEKILVLVRLRPLSEKETVVNEVADWECINDTTILYRNTLREGSTFPSAYTFDRVFRGDCSTKQVYEEGAKNIALSVVNGVNSSIFAYGQTSSGKTYTMIGITEYAVADIFDYINKHEERAFVLKFSAIEIYNEIISDLLSTENTPLRLRDDPEKGPVIEKLTEETLRDWVHLKELLSFCEAQRQVGETYLNEKSSRSHQIIRLTIESSAKEFLGKSNSATLAASVNFVDLAGSERASQALSTGSRLKEGCHINRSLLSLGTVIRKLSKGRQGYINYRDSKLTRILQPSLSGNARTAIICTLSPARSHVEQTRNTLLFACYAKEVTVKAQVNVVMSDKALVKQLQKEVDRLESELRIPGPPSTNCDCAAMLRKKNLQIEKMEKEIRELTKQHDLAQSRVEDLLRMVGNNQKCGQERVDTWEDDNSVSESSSIYHPHLRIKEYHNPHYNEDSISNPDENADDESCKGVQCVGLEESSRDDLEYPDPSASYNGVSALPLLEVENIIDQEHREGIQNQDNSTYSVHDQRPHDAQLSNESLGCSYPDEQSLQAMSASVSNFRNLKLTRSWSCREHYTTSSSEKEGEIERTPAIDFERCFPGRPDGLRRKFLPLTYDSPSKLSMNGSPSSRGSPSVDELRTDSIRTTASGDITSIQTFVAGMKEMVKLEYEKQFVDGQDQQTEVKTYHKSMKDIGVDPMLEAAGSPLEWTLKFKKQQKEIVELWQTCSVSLFHRTYFFLLFRGDPTDSIYMEVELRRLSFLKGNQTEKGGQTVTLTSSVKGLRRERDVLAKLMQKRLTEEERKNLFKKWGIALDSKRRRMQLVNRLWSNTDIDHITESAAIVAKLVRFKEQGKALKETFGLSFTPQHSRRISHSWKSSRVSLF